One window of Pseudobdellovibrionaceae bacterium genomic DNA carries:
- the gloB gene encoding hydroxyacylglutathione hydrolase codes for MIEENTFLNFSVFTIPVLKDNYVFVIKAHKTTENLTDTWVIDPALAKPVIEFLQTKKWSLNAIVNTHHHEDHTGGNLELKTHYNASILAPQNDPIVADQKLSQNSNLHFAKEPVQIIEVPGHTLGHIVYYFAESKVAFVGDCLFSLGCGRLFEGSPKQMLSALNKIAQLPDDTSIFCAHEYSLANAKFALQADPENLALQKKITQIQNLRKQNKFTIPFNLGLEKQCNPFLRSDSVAIKKYLHLPNSCSTEESFAKLRKLKDTF; via the coding sequence ATGATTGAAGAAAATACATTTTTAAACTTCTCAGTTTTCACTATCCCCGTATTAAAAGATAATTATGTTTTTGTAATAAAAGCACATAAAACTACAGAAAATCTTACAGATACTTGGGTAATAGACCCCGCCCTAGCTAAACCCGTTATTGAGTTTCTACAAACTAAGAAGTGGTCATTAAATGCTATTGTTAATACTCATCATCATGAGGATCATACGGGAGGTAACTTAGAGCTAAAAACCCATTATAATGCCTCCATACTAGCCCCTCAAAATGACCCCATTGTAGCCGATCAAAAATTATCACAAAATAGTAATCTGCATTTTGCAAAAGAACCCGTGCAGATTATAGAAGTTCCTGGACACACCTTAGGACATATTGTGTATTATTTTGCAGAATCGAAAGTGGCCTTTGTGGGAGATTGTTTATTCTCTTTAGGTTGTGGAAGACTATTTGAAGGTAGCCCAAAACAAATGTTAAGTGCCTTAAATAAAATTGCACAACTTCCTGATGATACAAGCATTTTTTGTGCTCATGAATACAGTTTAGCCAATGCTAAATTTGCGCTGCAGGCTGACCCCGAAAACTTGGCCTTACAAAAAAAAATCACGCAAATACAAAATTTACGCAAGCAAAATAAATTTACCATTCCCTTTAATCTTGGTTTAGAAAAACAATGTAACCCTTTTTTAAGAAGTGACTCTGTTGCTATTAAAAAATATTTACATTTACCAAACTCCTGCTCCACAGAGGAAAGCTTTGCAAAGCTGAGAAAATTAAAAGATACTTTTTAG
- the rpmG gene encoding 50S ribosomal protein L33: protein MAKKKGKVRIITLECTEARKLGETPSRYTSTKNVQNHPERIELKKYNPFMKKHTLHKEIK, encoded by the coding sequence ATGGCTAAGAAGAAGGGTAAAGTTAGAATTATTACATTAGAATGTACAGAAGCTCGTAAATTAGGAGAAACTCCCTCGCGATATACCTCTACTAAAAATGTACAAAATCATCCAGAAAGAATAGAACTTAAAAAATACAATCCTTTTATGAAAAAACATACCCTTCATAAAGAGATAAAATAA
- the truA gene encoding tRNA pseudouridine(38-40) synthase TruA, producing MKVLLSLSYDGSLFKGWQKQLQEASVQETLEKLLSNLFKESISLQSSGRTDAGVHAFNQIAHFSLPKMISLSCDFPDLSKFQKVENTNAFKILLNLLKVAKKKCPKNIQIKKAFLVDDDFHALRSAVDKTYTYFISSETTPFNSSQIYNIGVESFTYLKKNIHILQQLAATLIGEKDFKSFQNTGTPVKNTVRNIFESSWQIQKTTPPQIAPISLLGAPAEYLEFNITGNGFLKQMVRNIVGCQLYLIQKKSEPLKHLQSIIEQASTQKIFAPAPPQGLYLRKINYPASLDKFPLKI from the coding sequence ATAAAAGTTCTACTAAGCCTCTCTTACGATGGTAGCCTTTTTAAAGGTTGGCAAAAGCAATTGCAAGAAGCTTCTGTGCAAGAAACTTTAGAAAAGCTTTTATCTAATTTATTTAAAGAAAGCATTTCCCTACAAAGCTCTGGACGAACCGATGCAGGGGTGCATGCCTTTAACCAAATTGCCCATTTTTCATTACCAAAAATGATTTCTCTTTCTTGTGATTTTCCAGATTTATCGAAATTTCAAAAAGTAGAAAATACCAATGCTTTTAAAATTTTGTTAAACTTACTAAAAGTTGCCAAAAAAAAATGCCCTAAAAATATTCAAATTAAAAAGGCTTTTTTAGTCGATGATGATTTTCATGCACTACGGTCTGCTGTGGATAAAACTTATACTTATTTTATTAGTTCTGAAACCACCCCCTTTAACTCGTCGCAAATTTATAATATTGGCGTAGAAAGTTTTACCTATTTAAAAAAAAATATACATATCCTTCAACAATTAGCCGCGACTTTAATAGGCGAAAAGGATTTTAAAAGCTTTCAAAACACAGGCACACCCGTAAAAAACACGGTTCGAAACATTTTTGAAAGCTCGTGGCAAATACAGAAAACAACACCCCCTCAAATAGCACCCATTTCTCTTTTAGGAGCTCCTGCTGAGTATCTGGAATTTAATATCACTGGAAATGGATTTTTAAAACAAATGGTACGCAATATTGTAGGCTGCCAACTCTACTTGATACAGAAAAAATCAGAGCCCCTAAAGCACTTGCAAAGCATTATTGAACAAGCAAGTACGCAAAAAATCTTTGCCCCTGCCCCTCCTCAAGGCCTATATTTACGCAAAATTAACTACCCTGCATCCCTTGACAAATTCCCCTTAAAAATTTAG
- the rplM gene encoding 50S ribosomal protein L13 has product MHKTWMAKKETTQREWRLIDATDQTLGRLATTVANILRGKNKAEYTPHVDVGDFVVIINSDKIRMSGRKLEQKKYYHHTGFFGGIKEKTMKNIMEEDSTKIIISAVKGMLPNNRLNSLVLKKLNVYKDDKHPHEAQKVTIVTL; this is encoded by the coding sequence ATGCACAAAACATGGATGGCCAAAAAAGAAACTACGCAAAGGGAGTGGCGACTAATAGACGCTACCGATCAAACACTGGGCCGTTTAGCTACCACAGTGGCTAATATTTTGCGTGGAAAAAACAAAGCAGAATATACACCTCATGTAGATGTGGGTGATTTTGTGGTAATTATTAATAGTGATAAAATTAGAATGTCTGGTAGAAAATTAGAGCAGAAAAAATACTATCACCACACTGGTTTTTTTGGCGGAATTAAAGAAAAAACAATGAAAAATATTATGGAAGAAGATTCTACAAAAATTATTATTTCTGCAGTTAAAGGAATGCTTCCTAATAATCGCCTTAATAGTTTAGTGTTAAAAAAATTAAATGTTTATAAAGATGACAAACATCCGCATGAGGCACAAAAAGTAACGATTGTTACTTTATAA
- the rpsI gene encoding 30S ribosomal protein S9, translating into MAKSTTPVYYAGGSRKTSHARIFLKAGTGKITVNKKSPEDYFKSKIYFNALFSPFQVTKTESQWDAYITVKGGGSTGQLEAIRHGISRALVIAEESYKASLKSAGFLTRDSRMVERKKYGLHKARKSTQFSKR; encoded by the coding sequence ATGGCAAAATCCACAACACCTGTTTATTATGCTGGCGGAAGTCGTAAAACTAGTCATGCTCGTATTTTTTTAAAAGCGGGAACAGGAAAAATTACTGTTAACAAAAAATCTCCAGAAGATTACTTTAAATCTAAAATTTATTTTAATGCTTTATTTTCTCCTTTTCAGGTTACTAAAACAGAAAGCCAGTGGGATGCTTATATCACGGTAAAAGGTGGCGGAAGTACTGGTCAATTAGAAGCCATTCGTCACGGAATTTCTAGAGCTTTAGTAATTGCAGAAGAGTCTTACAAAGCCAGTTTAAAATCGGCAGGGTTTTTAACTCGTGACTCCAGAATGGTTGAGCGTAAAAAATACGGACTACATAAAGCCCGTAAGAGCACTCAGTTCTCTAAACGCTAA
- the typA gene encoding translational GTPase TypA, whose protein sequence is MIEKLRNIAIIAHVDHGKTTLVDKLLQQSGTLGDRGPSNERLMDSNDLEKERGITILAKNTAIKWKDYHINIVDTPGHADFGGEVERVLSMVDSVLLLVDAVDGPMPQTRFVTKKALALGLKPIVVINKVDRPSARPAWVVDQTFDLFSNLEATDEQLDFPIVYASALNGFSSLEEGVSSGDMQPLFKAIVENVSAPKVDVNGPFQLQVSALDYSSYVGVIGIGRVARGKIKINTPVTIIDKEGKTRSGRILKIMGFMGLEKIEATEATAGDIITFSGVETLSISDTLCDPNQVEALPALSVDEPTVSMTFQVNTSPFAGQEGKLLTSRQISERLDKELIHNVALRVETTEDPNKFRVSGRGELHLGILIETMRREGFELGVSRPEVILKKEGDKTLEPYEDVTVDIEEQHQGSVIEKLGERGGELKNMSPDGKGRIRLEYLMPARGLIGFRTDFLTLTQGSGLIYSLFSHYGEMKKNNVGQRLNGVLISMGQGKALAYMLFNLQNRGKLLIDHATQVYEGMIIGIHARDNDLVVNPMKGKQLTNMRSAGTDENTILTPPIKFSLEQAVEFVNDDELVEVTPTSIRIRKKLLTENERKRFKK, encoded by the coding sequence ATGATAGAAAAATTAAGAAACATAGCCATTATTGCCCATGTGGACCATGGAAAAACCACTTTAGTAGATAAACTTTTACAACAGTCAGGAACTTTGGGCGACCGAGGCCCTTCTAATGAACGGCTTATGGACTCTAATGACTTAGAAAAAGAAAGAGGCATTACTATTTTAGCAAAAAACACAGCTATTAAATGGAAAGATTACCATATTAATATTGTAGATACTCCGGGCCATGCCGATTTTGGAGGCGAAGTGGAAAGGGTTTTGTCCATGGTAGACTCGGTTTTACTTTTAGTAGATGCTGTTGATGGCCCAATGCCCCAAACACGCTTTGTTACTAAAAAAGCCTTAGCCTTAGGTTTAAAACCTATTGTGGTTATTAATAAAGTAGACAGGCCTAGTGCGCGACCGGCTTGGGTGGTAGATCAAACCTTTGATTTATTTTCTAATCTAGAAGCCACAGATGAACAATTAGACTTTCCCATAGTATATGCTTCTGCTTTAAATGGTTTTTCTAGTTTAGAGGAGGGAGTTTCTAGTGGTGACATGCAACCATTGTTTAAAGCTATTGTTGAAAATGTTTCTGCACCAAAGGTAGATGTCAATGGCCCCTTTCAGTTACAAGTAAGTGCCTTAGATTATAGTAGCTATGTTGGTGTTATTGGTATTGGCAGGGTTGCTAGAGGAAAAATTAAAATAAATACACCTGTTACAATTATAGATAAAGAAGGAAAAACAAGAAGTGGTCGTATTTTAAAAATTATGGGCTTTATGGGTTTAGAAAAAATAGAAGCCACAGAGGCTACTGCTGGAGATATTATTACCTTTAGTGGTGTTGAAACCTTAAGTATATCAGATACTTTATGTGACCCTAATCAGGTAGAGGCTTTACCGGCTTTATCTGTGGATGAACCCACAGTAAGCATGACCTTTCAGGTCAATACATCTCCTTTTGCTGGGCAAGAGGGAAAGCTTTTAACTAGCCGTCAAATTAGTGAAAGGCTTGATAAAGAGTTAATTCATAATGTGGCATTAAGAGTAGAAACTACTGAAGACCCTAATAAATTTAGAGTGTCTGGTCGTGGTGAGCTTCATTTGGGTATTTTAATTGAAACCATGAGAAGAGAAGGTTTTGAGCTAGGTGTTTCTCGCCCCGAGGTTATTTTAAAAAAAGAGGGAGATAAAACCTTAGAGCCCTATGAAGATGTCACCGTAGATATTGAAGAGCAACACCAAGGTTCTGTTATTGAAAAATTAGGAGAACGGGGAGGGGAATTAAAAAATATGTCTCCCGATGGAAAAGGGCGTATTCGACTAGAATATTTAATGCCTGCGCGAGGGTTAATTGGATTTCGTACAGACTTTTTAACTTTAACTCAAGGCTCTGGTTTAATATACAGCCTGTTTTCTCATTATGGTGAAATGAAAAAAAATAATGTGGGACAAAGATTAAATGGTGTATTAATTTCTATGGGCCAAGGAAAAGCCTTAGCCTATATGTTATTTAATTTACAAAACCGAGGTAAGTTATTAATTGATCATGCTACGCAAGTTTACGAAGGTATGATCATTGGTATTCATGCTCGTGATAATGATTTAGTGGTTAACCCCATGAAAGGAAAACAGTTAACAAATATGCGCTCTGCAGGAACAGATGAAAATACTATTTTAACTCCACCTATAAAATTTAGTTTAGAACAAGCTGTAGAATTTGTTAATGATGATGAATTAGTAGAGGTAACACCCACCTCCATTCGCATTCGTAAAAAACTGTTAACAGAAAACGAAAGAAAGCGATTTAAAAAATAA